CGTGTTTTTTCGACATTTTGCCCTTAAAAAAAGCCCCTGCATCAGGGGCTTTTGCGTATTCATACTGAAATTCTGTTGTTTTTTCTACCGTAAAATATGTCTTAGTTTAGACTTTTTCAAACTAAGTGCTCCGTCATTTCCAAGAACTCATTAATGTCAGCTACAATCAGATCTGTAGCACCTTGCCAGAAGTCCGGCTTCGTCAGATCCACACCCAGATGCTTAAGTACCAGATTCTCTAAAGTCATCACACCAGTATCTTGCAGCAAGCTATCGTATTTATCCGCAAAGGAAGCTCCTTCTTGCAGGGCCAGTCGATACAAGCCTGTGCTGAACATGTAACCTACGGTGTAAGGGAAGTTGTAGAATGGCACATCCGTGATATAAAAATGCAGTTTAGAAGCCCAGAAATGAGGATGGTATTCTGAAAGCACCCCACAGAAAGCTTCCTTCTGTGCTTCCACCATCAATTCAGACAGCTCTTCAGCATTTACAAGGCCTTCCTTACGTTTCTCATAAAAACGAGTCTCGAACAAGAACCGAGCGTGAATGTTCATAAAGAAAGCAACGCTGTTCTGAATCTTCGTTTCAAGCAGCGCCAGCTTCTCTTCAGCATTGCTAGCGGCTTTAACCTGAGCGTCAGACACAATGACCTCTGCGAAGGTTGAAGCAGTCTCTGCAACGTTCATAGCGTAGTTCTGATTAAATACAGGTTGATCATCCAGCAAATAAGAATGATAAGCATGCCCCAGCTCATGCGCCAAGGTTGAAACATTGGAGGTTGTGCCGCTATAGGTCATGAATATCCGTGATTTCTTGCTCTCAGGGAAGGATGTACAGAATCCTCCAGGACGTTTCCCCGGACGATCCTCAACCTCGATCCAGTTATTATCAAAAGCACGCTCTGCAAACTCGGCCATCTTCGGACTAAATTTGCGGAACTGGGTAACGATATCTTTAGCAGCCTGATCATATGGGATTTTACCTGAAGATTTGCCCACAGGTGCTTCGACATCTACCCACGAGAGAGCATCCAGCCCAAGCAGCTTTGCTTTACGCTGAAGATAGCCCACGAGTGCAGGCTTGCTATTCGTAATCACGTCCCACATCGCATTCAAAGTATCTTGTGACATACGATTGATGCTCAGCGGATCTTTCAGAATATCTTCCCAACCTCTTCCTTTATAAAGCTTCAGACGGAAGCCTGCTAAGTGATTCAAGGTATCCGCACAGTTATCTGCTGCTTCGGTCCATGCTTCTTCCCATTTGCGGAACATGGATTGACGTACTTTCGGATCAGGATCATCTAGCTTGTTAAAAGCTTGACCTGCGGAGAGTAGCTTGGTTCCTTCTTCATCCTCAAACGGGATTTTAATCGAGCTTACAATCGTATCATAGTGCCCGCTCCATCCATGATATCCGTCAACAGCTAGTTCCAGCGCTAAGCTTTCCAGCTCTGGGCTCATCTTTTCACGGGCCAAATCACGGCTCTCGCTCAGCACGAACGTTAAAGGAGCAATCTCCGGACGAGCCATCCATTCTGCCCATACCTTGTCCGTAGTCTGACGAAGCACATTACTGAATTGTGAACTGATGCCTTCGAATCCAGCACGCATGCTTGTCACTCGGGCCGCCAGTCTTACTGCACCCTTGTCCAGTTGATTCTGAGCGCCCAGACAGTCTGCGAAGGAAGATACCTCCACTAGTCTTCCTGAACAGCTCTGTAGCAGTTCTATAACCTCGTCCAGCGCCTTGGTAGACTCAACATCCGTTGGAGCTACAGCATTCTTCACCAGACCCTGTAAAGCTGCAATATCTTGCTCAAGATTCTTTAAAAAGCTTTCTAACTCAGAAGACGACGATCCTCCAGGAAATATGGAATCAAGTTCCCAAGTCAGTGATAATGGTTGTTTCATCTGTACTCACCATTCCTTTGCTCTCATTTGGTTTTCTTTGTAATTGACTTAACACCATGGTAAAGTGAATAACGATACCGGAACATTCATAGCCGATAAACTTTAGGAGGGCATCCATATGAAGCCACTACAAATTTCACCGGAAACAGCCATTACGTTATCCAAGCAACTAGGCGTTCCACTGGAACACTTGATGCATATGCCCCAACATATTTTGCTACAAAAAATAGCTGAGCTATCCAAAAAGCAGAATTCACCGCAAGCTGAGGATGGAAATGAAGAGTCTCCTTCCGGGAAGGATTCACAATGATTCCCTTTAGTCATACCTGGCCTTATGACATTATTTTAGGCGATATGTATGTGCAGTACTGCCCTTTTTGCAACTCGGAGAATGTCCTTCTTCCTATGAAGCCAAAAGAATTGCAAATCGTTCGTGACGGCAAGAAAAAACTGCTTGTCTTCCCATGTTGCAGCGCCAGCCCCACAGTTGTAGATAACGACGGAGATTACCTCCTATTCGATCGGGCAGTTCGATAAATAAAAGGTCATCTGAATCCCAATATTAACATTTTTATAAAGCGCAGACGAGAGCATTACTCTCTTCTGCGCTTTTTGTTGTTCGTAAACTTTAAGAACCTGAAGGCAATCCATCGGCATCAACATCTACGGCTTCACCGCGCATTTGTTCTCTTAGCACAACCCACTGCTCTCTGGCAGCCCGAATCATCGCAGCATCCATAATCTTCTGATCATTAATCAGACGGGAGAACCACATTACAGCCACAGAGAACTCTCCGATGCGCCGATTAAGCTCACCAATCAGATACATGAGCCGGGCA
This Paenibacillus sp. FSL R5-0345 DNA region includes the following protein-coding sequences:
- a CDS encoding M3 family oligoendopeptidase gives rise to the protein MKQPLSLTWELDSIFPGGSSSSELESFLKNLEQDIAALQGLVKNAVAPTDVESTKALDEVIELLQSCSGRLVEVSSFADCLGAQNQLDKGAVRLAARVTSMRAGFEGISSQFSNVLRQTTDKVWAEWMARPEIAPLTFVLSESRDLAREKMSPELESLALELAVDGYHGWSGHYDTIVSSIKIPFEDEEGTKLLSAGQAFNKLDDPDPKVRQSMFRKWEEAWTEAADNCADTLNHLAGFRLKLYKGRGWEDILKDPLSINRMSQDTLNAMWDVITNSKPALVGYLQRKAKLLGLDALSWVDVEAPVGKSSGKIPYDQAAKDIVTQFRKFSPKMAEFAERAFDNNWIEVEDRPGKRPGGFCTSFPESKKSRIFMTYSGTTSNVSTLAHELGHAYHSYLLDDQPVFNQNYAMNVAETASTFAEVIVSDAQVKAASNAEEKLALLETKIQNSVAFFMNIHARFLFETRFYEKRKEGLVNAEELSELMVEAQKEAFCGVLSEYHPHFWASKLHFYITDVPFYNFPYTVGYMFSTGLYRLALQEGASFADKYDSLLQDTGVMTLENLVLKHLGVDLTKPDFWQGATDLIVADINEFLEMTEHLV
- a CDS encoding YycC family protein; this translates as MKPLQISPETAITLSKQLGVPLEHLMHMPQHILLQKIAELSKKQNSPQAEDGNEESPSGKDSQ